From the genome of Triticum aestivum cultivar Chinese Spring chromosome 3B, IWGSC CS RefSeq v2.1, whole genome shotgun sequence, one region includes:
- the LOC123065135 gene encoding uncharacterized protein: protein MATDRRIQPARSGGGGGSSPGGGGVEPGLGRRLLHVLRAVYHMLRRGLCRKRLMMDLHLLLGRGKLAGRQFRDLLAHQPLAGGHRFGAAAAAGASPSALSMYQHDPRDVEFSCETTPVYEQAVFPFKIGRGRGRGRNYGGLDAATVAAAFEMMNAHAAAGNSGGDTPGVSRATPSPMLALSLGRCPAGARQLRVTDSPFPVEPEGVDERVDAEADSFIKRFYEQLRMQQSTTPDNCTRRRG, encoded by the coding sequence ATGGCGACCGACAGGAGGATCCAGCCGGCCCGCAGCGGCGGGGGAGGCGGGTCGTCGCCCGGAGGGGGAGGCGTGGAGCccgggctcgggaggcgcctgctcCACGTGCTGCGCGCCGTCTACCACATGCTGCGCCGTGGCCTCTGCCGCAAGCGCCTCATGATGGACCTCCACCTGCTGCTCGGCCGCGGCAAGCTCGCCGGCAGGCAGTTCCGGGACCTCCTCGCGCACCAGCCGCTCGCCGGGGGCCACCGCTTcggcgccgcggccgcggccgGCGCCTCCCCGTCCGCGCTCTCGATGTACCAGCACGACCCCAGGGACGTCGAGTTCAGCTGCGAGACCACGCCGGTGTACGAGCAGGCGGTCTTCCCCTTCAAGatcggccgcggccgcggccgggGCAGGAACTACGGCGGGCTGGACGCTGCCACAGTGGCGGCCGCCTTCGAGATGATGAACGCGCACGCTGCCGCCGGGAACTCGGGCGGGGACACGCCGGGGGTGTCCCGCGCCACGCCGTCGCCCATGCTGGCGCTCAGCTTGGGGCGCTGCCCGGCCGGGGCGCGCCAGCTGCGCGTCACCGACTCGCCGTTCCCCGTCGAGCCGGAGGGCGTCGACGAGCGCGTGGACGCCGAGGCCGACAGCTTCATCAAGAGGTTCTACGAGCAGCTCCGGATGCAGCAGTCGACCACGCCGGACAACTGCACCCGCCGCCGTGGCTAG